The following proteins come from a genomic window of Rattus norvegicus strain BN/NHsdMcwi chromosome 8, GRCr8, whole genome shotgun sequence:
- the Leo1 gene encoding RNA polymerase-associated protein LEO1, producing MADMEDLFGSEAESEAERKDSDSGSDSDSDQDNGASGSNASGSESDQDERGDSGQPSNKELFGDDSEEEGAPHHSGSDNHSEQSDNRSEASEERSDHEDNEPSDVDQHSGSEAHNDDDDDDDDEDDDDEGHRSDEGSHHSEAEGSEKAQSDDEKWDGEDKSDQSDDDEKLQNSDDEEREQGSDDEKLQNSADEEEKMQNTDDEDRAQLSDDDRQQLSEEEKGNSDDERPAASDNDEEKQNSDDEDRPQVSDEEKMQNSDDERPQVSDEDRRHSDDEEEQDQKSESARGSDSEDEVLRMKRKNAIPSDSEVDSDTEVPKDNNGTMDLFGGADDISSGSDGEDKPPTPGQPVDENGLPQDQQEEEPIPETRIEVEIPKVNTDLGNDLYFVKLPNFLSVEPRPFDPQYYEDEFEDEEMLDEEGRTRLKLKVENTIRWRMRRDEEGNEIKESNARIVKWSDGSMSLHLGNEVFDVYKAPLQGDHNHLFIRQGTGLQGQAVFKTKLTFRPHSTDSATHRKMTLSLADRCSKTQKIRILPMAGRDPECQRTEMIKKEEERLRASIRRESQQRRMREKQHQRGLSASYLEPDRYDEEEEGEESVSLAAIKNRYKGGIREERARIYSSDSDEGSEEDKAQRLLKAKKLNSDEEGESSGKRKAEDDDKANKKHKKYVISDEEEEEDD from the exons ATGGCGGACATGGAGGACCTCTTCGGGAGCGAAGCTGAGAGCGAGGCCGAGCGCAAAG ATTCCGATTCTGGGTCTGACTCAGACTCTGACCAGGACAACGGTGCTTCTGGTAGCAATGCCTCTGGCAGCGAAAGTGATCAAGATGAAAGGGGCGATTCCGGGCAGCCCAGTAACAAGGAACTGTTTGGAGATGACAGTGAGGAGGAGGGGGCCCCTCATCACAGTGGCAGCGACAATCACTCTGAACAGTCAGACAATAGGTCAGAGGCTTCCGAGGAGAGATCTGACCACGAGGATAATGAGCCCTCTGACGTGGATCAGCACAGTGGCTCTGAAGCCCacaacgatgacgacgacgatgatgatgacgaggACGATGATGATGAGGGCCACAGGTCAGATGAAGGGAGCCATCACTCAGAGGCAGAAGGTTCTGAAAAAGCACAGTCAGATGATGAGAAATGGGACGGAGAGGATAAAAGCGACCAGTCAGACGATGACGAAAAGCTGCAGAACTCTGATGATGAGGAGCGGGAACAAGGGTCCGACGATGAAAAGCTGCAGAACTCTGCCGAtgaagaggagaaaatgcagaacACAGATGATGAGGACCGGGCCCAGCTTTCTGATGATGACAGACAACAGCTGtctgaggaggaaaaggggaactCTGATGATGAGCGTCCAGCAGCTTCTGATAACGATGAGGAGAAGCAGAATTCAGACGATGAGGACCGGCCACAGGTGTCCGATGAAGAGAAAATGCAAAACTCGGATGATGAAAGGCCACAGGTCTCCGATGAAGATCGAAGGCACTCAGACGATGAGGAGGAGCAGGACCAGAAGTCGG AATCTGCAAGAGGCAGTGACAGTGAGGACGAAGTTTTACGAATGAAGCGCAAGAACGCGATTCCATCTGACTCGGAAGTGGACAGCGACACCGAGGTGCCCAAAG ATAATAATGGAACCATGGACTTGTTCGGAGGTGCAGATGACATATCTTCAGGGAGTGACGGAGAGGACAAGCCCCCTACTCCAGGACAGCCTGTG GATGAAAATGGCTTGCCTCAAGatcagcaggaggaggagccgaTACCCGAGACCAGAATAGAAGTGGAGATTCCCAAAGTGAACACAGACTTGGGCAATGACTTATATTTTGTTAAACTGCCCAACTTCCTCAGCGTAGAGCCCAG GCCTTTTGATCCTCAGTATTatgaagatgaatttgaagatgagGAGATGCTGGATGAAGAAGGGAGAACCAGGCTAAAACTGAAG GTAGAAAACACTATAAGATGGAGGATGCGCAGAGATGAGGAAGGAAACGAGATTAAAGAAAGCAACGCCCGCATCGTCAAGTGGTCGGACGGAAG CATGTCCCTGCACCTAGGGAATGAGGTGTTTGACGTCTACAAAGCCCCACTGCAGGGCGACCACAACCACCTTTTCATCAGACAAGGTACTGGGCTGCAGGGACAGGCCGTCTTTAAAACGAAGCTCACCTTCAG GCCACACTCTACAGACAGTGCCACACACAGGAAGATGACCCTGTCACTGGCAGATCGATGTTCAAAGACACAGAAGATCAGAATCTTACCAATGGCAGGTCGTGACCCTGAGTGCCAGCGCACAGAGATGATTAAG aaagaaGAAGAACGCCTGAGGGCCTCCATCAGGAGGGAGTCGCAGCAGCGCCGGATGAGAGAGAAGCAGCACCAGCGGGGGCTGAGTGCCAGCTACCTGGAGCCTGATCGCTacgatgaggaggaggaaggcgaGGAGTCTGTCAGCCTGGCTGCCATTAAAAACCGCTACAAAGGAGGCATCCGCG AGGAACGGGCCAGAATCTACTCCTCAGACAGCGACGAGGGCTCGGAAGAAGACAAAGCTCAGAGGCTGCTCAAAGCAAAGAAGCTCAACAGTGACGAG
- the Leo1 gene encoding RNA polymerase-associated protein LEO1 isoform X1: protein MQNTDDEDRAQLSDDDRQQLSEEEKGNSDDERPAASDNDEEKQNSDDEDRPQVSDEEKMQNSDDERPQVSDEDRRHSDDEEEQDQKSESARGSDSEDEVLRMKRKNAIPSDSEVDSDTEVPKDNNGTMDLFGGADDISSGSDGEDKPPTPGQPVDENGLPQDQQEEEPIPETRIEVEIPKVNTDLGNDLYFVKLPNFLSVEPRPFDPQYYEDEFEDEEMLDEEGRTRLKLKVENTIRWRMRRDEEGNEIKESNARIVKWSDGSMSLHLGNEVFDVYKAPLQGDHNHLFIRQGTGLQGQAVFKTKLTFRPHSTDSATHRKMTLSLADRCSKTQKIRILPMAGRDPECQRTEMIKKEEERLRASIRRESQQRRMREKQHQRGLSASYLEPDRYDEEEEGEESVSLAAIKNRYKGGIREERARIYSSDSDEGSEEDKAQRLLKAKKLNSDEEGESSGKRKAEDDDKANKKHKKYVISDEEEEEDD from the exons atgcagaacACAGATGATGAGGACCGGGCCCAGCTTTCTGATGATGACAGACAACAGCTGtctgaggaggaaaaggggaactCTGATGATGAGCGTCCAGCAGCTTCTGATAACGATGAGGAGAAGCAGAATTCAGACGATGAGGACCGGCCACAGGTGTCCGATGAAGAGAAAATGCAAAACTCGGATGATGAAAGGCCACAGGTCTCCGATGAAGATCGAAGGCACTCAGACGATGAGGAGGAGCAGGACCAGAAGTCGG AATCTGCAAGAGGCAGTGACAGTGAGGACGAAGTTTTACGAATGAAGCGCAAGAACGCGATTCCATCTGACTCGGAAGTGGACAGCGACACCGAGGTGCCCAAAG ATAATAATGGAACCATGGACTTGTTCGGAGGTGCAGATGACATATCTTCAGGGAGTGACGGAGAGGACAAGCCCCCTACTCCAGGACAGCCTGTG GATGAAAATGGCTTGCCTCAAGatcagcaggaggaggagccgaTACCCGAGACCAGAATAGAAGTGGAGATTCCCAAAGTGAACACAGACTTGGGCAATGACTTATATTTTGTTAAACTGCCCAACTTCCTCAGCGTAGAGCCCAG GCCTTTTGATCCTCAGTATTatgaagatgaatttgaagatgagGAGATGCTGGATGAAGAAGGGAGAACCAGGCTAAAACTGAAG GTAGAAAACACTATAAGATGGAGGATGCGCAGAGATGAGGAAGGAAACGAGATTAAAGAAAGCAACGCCCGCATCGTCAAGTGGTCGGACGGAAG CATGTCCCTGCACCTAGGGAATGAGGTGTTTGACGTCTACAAAGCCCCACTGCAGGGCGACCACAACCACCTTTTCATCAGACAAGGTACTGGGCTGCAGGGACAGGCCGTCTTTAAAACGAAGCTCACCTTCAG GCCACACTCTACAGACAGTGCCACACACAGGAAGATGACCCTGTCACTGGCAGATCGATGTTCAAAGACACAGAAGATCAGAATCTTACCAATGGCAGGTCGTGACCCTGAGTGCCAGCGCACAGAGATGATTAAG aaagaaGAAGAACGCCTGAGGGCCTCCATCAGGAGGGAGTCGCAGCAGCGCCGGATGAGAGAGAAGCAGCACCAGCGGGGGCTGAGTGCCAGCTACCTGGAGCCTGATCGCTacgatgaggaggaggaaggcgaGGAGTCTGTCAGCCTGGCTGCCATTAAAAACCGCTACAAAGGAGGCATCCGCG AGGAACGGGCCAGAATCTACTCCTCAGACAGCGACGAGGGCTCGGAAGAAGACAAAGCTCAGAGGCTGCTCAAAGCAAAGAAGCTCAACAGTGACGAG